The following is a genomic window from Puntigrus tetrazona isolate hp1 chromosome 20, ASM1883169v1, whole genome shotgun sequence.
CTAGGCTGCACTGCAGACTGCTTTCCCAATGCCCCAACATAAATTGTGTGAGCTGATTGCGTCCATGTGTCTCACCAGAGAGCTCAATAGGGGCTGTGTGTGTATCCCATGGTCTTCCACTAGCGCATAAGGCTTTGTTTTTCGGGTCCTGGAATTCATGCCATATGTTTGTGATGGTGAGAAAGCCCACTGGCAGGACAGGCCACATTCCACTGGGAGGAAAGACGATTTTACAATGAATTAACAATACAGAGGAAGACAAGAGATGGCCTCAGGGAGACAAAGGATGTAAGGAGAGATTCTGTTTCTATTCTGAACAGTTAGGAAATTAAACTTGCTCTGTTAGGAGATAGGAGTCTTTGCTGAGTGATAGTGACTAGTTCTTCAGTCCCTCTTGTTGAGACTTCCGGGAAGATTAATGTTGAGAATAGTTCTTACAGAGAAGCTCACATATACCTCTGTGTCTTATCTGCAGATCAAATATACAACTTGGCCCGAAAAGACATTAGACACCTCTGAATCACAGCGGAATTCAGTTGATATTTAAACGATTGCTCcactgttaaaaaagaaatttttgACTAAACAGAATTTCatgctttttgtaattatttaattgtgacATACATGTGTTCAAATAGCATGAATGCCAGAGATGCAGTCACACAATGATCATGCTGCAGGACATTGTCCACTGAATCCCTAAAACCAGTGTTAGCACTTCTCTAACTCACAATGACCATGGTTATGCTAAGTATGAGTTTGATAAAAACCAACATTGCCACAGCCCATGTTTAGTACATCTTGGTCTGGTTAgactgacataaaataaaactagttttAGACTGCTCAAAAGcttacaaaatgtttcttaaaaatcaCTGTGGTAACCTCAAGTTGGAAACTGCCTACATGACACTAGATCTTGTagcaaaaccattttaataattttttgtattaaaactattttacttaGAAAactcattgctgaataaaactgcTTTGCAGGTTAGAATCTGTTCTCAAAACCTGTAAGCCAAAAATTCAAAGCCTGTGACAGTAACTTTATTGTTCAGCTTTCAAGTCAATAAAAACTCCCCAAAAGAGCAAGAACATAAGCCCTTTTTTAGTGGAAAATGGATGTCATGTTCCTTTTCATTAAGGAACATGACATCCTTTTCTCTAAAGATTTGCTGTACCtgtaataaatcattataaactGTGTCACCATACGCTCTTCAAAATACagatgcttaaaaggttcttcacagcgatgccggagaagaaaataattaggtttcacaaagaaccattcagtcaaaaatttttttgaagagtcatttctttcttacctttttagaATTTGAAAAAGCTTCTTTTGcaacaaagaacattttgtgacACTGAAAGGTTTTTCATGTGTTAAACATTCTTTATTGAatcatttagacaaaaagggttcttctatggcattgtgAAACAATTttgtaaaagtgaaataaaccAATGCCAACTAAAACGTGCATTTGACAAATGAAGGTCACATATAGAGGTTGCAAAATGTTGCAATAAAGTGGTGCAGGTATGACACTAGAACCTGGAGGACTAATTCACTGCTAGTTCCTCTGGATTTTCCTATGGGTTTAATAATGGTGATTTTCAATTTATGagtaaatactaaaaaaactgaataaattacagtttatgtTGTAGAACAAAATGTCAAAGTTATGTTTACCATAGTCTATCTACACCACTCTATGCAAGTTAGCACTTACTGTTGCATGCAGTGTTATTTTTCATCAGACACATTCTCAGTCTTTGAAAGACATTGACATCATCTCTTGCACCAACAGAACCAAGTCCAGAACGAGTTGGCAGACCCTCGTCCCCATCAACAAAGGTGGCTCCAGCATCGATCAACAGGTGTCCTACCACAGCCTGAGCCAGAGGAAGAATCAAAACCCTTTGTCCTAGACCTCAAAAACTTTCCAGACCTGGCAAATTCTGACTCTGACTCTCAAAACCCAAACATTCAGGTGAGCACATGCAAGAGCACACATCTCAATTTAGTAGTCATCTCTGTGAAATGCTTTGTGAGCGAGGCAAGTCATAATATGCCATGGCGCATATAATAAGCCATTACTGTGTTTCTCTACTCTCAGGCTAATACTTAATCCTGTCTAAGCCAAAGTGGATTCATCAGCATCCATAGTGAGTCATCACTCCTGATAGGATGTAATTAAGTGTAATAAGTAATCTTATCTTGAGATGAGAAGGAAGTAATTCTGCTTGATTTGATACTGAGCCTGAGTTCAAATCAAAAAACTCGATCAGTGACTCACCGCTGAAACTTACTGTCACTGACTTTTCCCCAGATTTATCACAGGATGATTTGTCTTCACTGACTTCATTAGCTgcttgttttaaattcttaaaataatacccagtgttacatattatttaatctCTGTGTGATTTGCATCTTTGGTTGTAGGTGACCATTGAGGTGTTGGATGACCCCTCCATGGAAGGGGACAAGGACCTGGTTAAAGAATGGAGCAACGACTGGCCCACATCTTCTCCCTCCTCTACTGTAGAATGGCTGGGTGGGAAGAAGCTTTTCTGGCCTTTATTTTGGGGCTACACAGATGTAGATTCGGGTGAGGATGGGACTGGTCAAGCagtggaggaagaggatgatTACACACTGGAGTATGACAGTGGAGAGCCCCTTCCTAGTGGACTGGACAAGACAGGTGGCATTTGGGAAGGCCCATGGACTCAACGCCATTATGGTGAGTGCTTtctttttattagctgtttctACACACAAGTCTTTAGAATTAGAAGTAATCAGCCATCAGTATTGGCAACATCAGAATttaagagagagaaatcaaTCGGAGAATTGAAGTAAGCTGGCTTGGAGAGTGGTTTTAAGGCAAAGAGAGATGTAGAGACTGAGAACGATGAGTAGAGCTTAAGGGCTGTTTCACAGCATTGATTCAGAATAAACTCTCAGCCAGCGGCGGGGTATTTGTAAGTGGCGGACCTTTGATGTAGAGACTGGTTCCACTCGGCAGAGAAGACCGCTTTTTGAAGACGAGCCCGATCCGCTCACTAATGGCAGTGTGAGTACGTTCTCTTGGACAAATAAGCCCATGCTTGTGTTCAATTAGAGCTCAGATCGGGAACACAGAGTGAGAGGGGTCATCCGTTTTAATGTCCCGCGGGTTGGGCCCCAGACCCTGTATCCCCCCTACACCCCTTCCAGCCCTGAGCGGCTAGATCTTTTAAGCCTGTTCAAGAATCCTAGGCTTTTCAAGGCCATGCATAACATTACGCCTCtgttccttttttgtttttctctatgTTTTATGGTGGGAAttgtgcattttgcattttagctATGCTGTCTTTCATTGGAGACAAGGAGAGAATGGGTTTTAATTGGAGCAGTCAAGTAAAGATACAGTGATTGAGTACTAAATTTAGACATCAAGAATGGCCCCAGTCTAGACCAGAAGTTAATGCCTATTCTGCTATAAcaggaaattttcatttttgaaatggATTTCTGTGCCCTTAGCAGTACATTACTTTTGCATATGCAGTAAAGCTTCAGTACAAAGCGTGCATGTTCTGTAAAGCTTCTTTTGGAGCCAGAGTTAGTTCATGCACGCAATGTTAGAAGTACAGCTTGTTCTTTGTTCCATACAGCTCTTACTTGCATTGCATGTTTGGTTCTAATATGTTAGaacatttatgcataaatagaACATGTAAGATCTTCCATGCACAGAAAGTGAAAGTTAGTGCTTCTAAGCAATAAAAAGCATACAAATACTATAAAACGTCTTTTTTAGCCatgcatgttttattgaaataattctTTATACAGACGATTTTCGTCCTTTTTTAAACAGAGTGCCCTTTATGGGTAAATGCCTGtccaaaattaattttcttgaCACCAATATCTTTTATCATGGGTTACTGCTAATGCTAACCACGCAAATCTTTACCCTATGGATTCAGTGCCCATTCCTACTTCTGCTAAACGACAAGCCCTGTGGCTGTTCTGGGTTTCACGGTTTGGCAGTTCTACAAAGCCAGCAAGAGTAGCCGCTGAGCCAACGCCTCCTTTTCATCATTCACTAGTCTGTCTGTAATCAGGACACCATCACTGTGTGTGCAATGTCATTGGCACCCCACCCAAAAtcaagttaaatatttaaaaatgctagtCTGTAATCTATACTctgtatttcaaaataaagaagaagacatctgttgtctttgtttaatgcagcaattagtttttttgtaaagagTGTTGAAATCTCCCCCAACTGCTAAAAGCTAACCAGCCTTTTTAAATCTTCTTTTTTGGAGGAGGAGGATATTTGGAAGATTCTTTTATAAGTCCTGGTGAAAGCTTACTCTTTCAGCTTCTCCTTGTTTTCGTCTGCAGAAGTTACAGTCAGGGTGTTTTTGTTGGTGGTTTCCAGGATGCTACCATGATATTGCTAAGCTTTTCCTAGGGTGGTGTCTTTGAGTGATGAATGGTTGTTATTATGTTATCTATGCATTTCCTGGGTTTATTGCTAAGATATTTCTGGAGTGTCCTCTAGATGATTTCTAAGTGCTACCTGGTCTTGAATTAAGTTGTTAGTGTAAACAGTGTCTGAAATTTTTTGTGATTAGATCACTAAAACCCCAGGTATGGGGGTAGCAAGTGGTTGCAGGCATGCATTTGAGGGACATGCTAATACAAAGCGGAAATAGCAATGGTAATTCATCCCAGAGGACCACTTGTTATCCAATGACTGAAAAGTACTGGAggttaaggatttttttttcaaaaactataAGAGGAATGGGTACTTTggacaaaaactaaattaatgttttaactgATGATTATTGTGCTTTTaggagaaaaagaggaagatTGGAGTGCATGGGGTCCCTGTAGTGTAACTTGTGGAAATGGCAACCAGACCCGCTCACGTTCATGTGGAGATTTCTGCATCTCCACAGAATCCCGAAGCTGTGACCTTGTGCCATGCCCAGGTTATTTCAGTTTCTAAAAATgtgtctgtttttaataaaattctaaaccattttgtgtaattttatgtCACACTGGGGTTTTTTCCTCCAGATGATTGGAACAGTGTGGCTCACGTCTTTCCATTTGAGATGGAAAATGGTACAGAACCCTTTGGCACTGGTGAGTAGATTTAATGATGAATTGTAGAaatagttataaaataataaaaaaagcattcagaCACTGATTGTCAAATATCAGTGGAACGTGGAGTAGCTGAATTAACACTATACACCAGCAGgttaaaaattaacattcaatttacatgtaatattttaagcatGTTAAAAAATTTGTATGAAAAATTTGCATACAAAAATGGCAAGTGACATGATGTTTGTTAAATGTCCCATTTGAATTTGACTTATTATTGAATTGATAAGCCATTGAATGTAGAATGTAAAATCAGATAGGCCCACATGTGTTATCCTGTATTAGTTGTATTAGTTAATGTATAGTCTATATAAACTTTACACATCCCTGTTGAAAAAAGTAGGTATGTTTTAATGCATGGCTTTGTTGAAAAAAAGtaggtatgttttaaagcatggctgccgtttttttctttgctgGTCATTTGCTGGTCCTAAAATGGCCATGAGCAGCTAACTCCTGTTCAGGACCAGATTAGAACTAGCAGCCATGCTTCACAACATACCAAAACAGCATTTGCTGGATTTTTCTCCTGGGATGTTATGCATGAAACTACCAGTCTACTTTTTAAAGCGACTACTGTTTAAATTGAGATCTGACTAATTTGTAATCTGTTTGGGTTTGGTTGTTCTGCAGATGTTGACAGCTGTGAGAAGTGGTTAAATTGTAAGAGTGAGTTTCTCCAGCGCTACCTGCAGCAGGTATTGACTGAATTACCCAGCTGTCCATGCACCTATCCTTCGGAAGCCTCCACCAATATTGTCAGTCTGCTGGATGCAGGACGTGACCAGACCTTCCAGTGGAGGGATGCTAGCGGCCCAAAAGAACGGCTGGACATCTACAAGCCCTCGGCACACTTTTGCTTGCGTTCTGGCCTCTCAAGAGAGGGCACCACTCTGGCCGCACAGCATTGTTGCTATGATGACAACAAGCTTCTAATCACAAGGGGCAAAGGTGCAGGTACTCCCAACCTCATAAGCACAGAGTTCTCTCCAGAGCTGCATTTTAAGGTGGATGTAATGCCTTGGATTCTGTGCAAAGGAGACTGGAGCAGGTTTCATGCCATCCGCCCACCCAATAATGGCCTGCACTGCACGGAAAACCCCCAACAGGACATTTTCATGAATGAATTGGAGGAGGCCAGAGAATATTAAGTCACCAAATTACCGTCCCTTCTCTGACACACCATCCTGCTGTGGTGCTCAACCCAATACAAAAAATACCAACCAGCCGCTTAAGTGTACAGTATTATATTGTGGGATGCATTGTCATAACTGTGGAAATTGTggaaaatgtaagaaatgtttaaaaatggatTATAATCGATCTGTTGTCAATCTCTCTTTTGATATGAGGATCTTGTATTTGTGGAAATGACCAATACAGCATTTTGTTGGTGTTGCAGTCACATAGAGTTGGATGCAAAGGTCTGACACCAGAAACTATAAATTATTAGCataataaaattgcattaaaaatgtatatgattttaatgtctacattttctttaatagaCAGCGGGACTGGATCTAACAAGAGTTCTACATTTGATCAAAACCTAACGATTATGTTATCCAGCATGATTTAAGCATATTCCAAAGAGCATTTCATGTGCTTCAGTCCCCCTTCAGACCCCTTGTTGCTTTTGTGGTCAATGTAATTTGCTTATTTGATCCCCCCCTTTTCACTTTAATGAATTGtcaaaatcatatatttttttaaacaataacattCAATCCTAATTGATCTTGAATCCCATATATTGAGTGTGGACTTAGACCTTTGGATCCCACTCTATTTACTTTGATATAGTGCCATCCAATGTAAAATTTGGATCCTGAaacaaaatgagtaaaatacacacacaaaaaaaaactctgtttaTAGACTTGCAGGGACATTTGAGTCAATGGGCACACTTTCACTGCCAACTCAGGGGGAAACTAATCCATGTTCATTTAGTTCTTTAATAGAGTCAACATTTCAGAAAGTGAACGAGTTGACAGACATAAAGAGAATATTATAATGTGTATCTTGTTATAACATCTATGTGTATGTACAATGTTGCTGTTTAGTTGTTCTGCAAATGTGCATTTGCTGTTTTGTTATTGCTGTTGCTTTTCATGTGTTGTTGGGTTACTACTTAATCTTGCTCCAGACCTCTGATTTGAAATATTGCTCTTAAGAGTATGCAGTCTGTGTATGCACATGCTACGGCTAGcactttattaaacatttattgaaatgtttattcGCATGATGAAACATTGTTATCCGTCTCtatggtgtttttgttgtgaaCGGATTGCTTCCTGTGGTCATCGCTACATTAATTGCAAGAATAGTATTTCCGCGTTAGCATGTGTTGTacagtatttattgtatttttatcgCACATTTACTGACGCTTTGAACTGATCATCCATTCAGGTGGTGCACTACCCAGAGTCCTCCAGGACACACTGTTCTAAAAAGGGAAATCATGCTCTCAAACACCTctttaacaacaaaacaagtcaatatttgctgtttattatcaTGTGTGTACTTTATAATGATTTTGCGAGTTGTAAGttctattaaaacaaatacaaagatgagtttgaaaaaattaaaaatctcttGCTTGTTTCTTTCAAGAAAATACATCAGGTTGTTTAGTTATGAATCGTAACATCTGGATTAACTGATGCTAAGCAAGAACACTCCATGCAGGCTTTTTTGGCTCTGCAATGCAGATACCTGTCATCCCTTTATATGAACAACCATCAATACCCATCAGTGAGAGACTCATCAGAGCTCATGTCTTTGATTACtctgtttttccatttatacGATTTTAACTAGAAACATCCAACAATTGGTAACTCATCTCCCCTGGCTAtctgcattttttgtatttgtggaAATCTGTTTTTAGTTAGAAGATGTTGTTTCCCAAATGATGAGTGAGGCTGTGTGCCATTCAGACTTGAATTGAGAATGCCTTTTAAATACCTGAATTTAATTTGGATTTAAATTATGGTGGCAAACAATGTAGAATTGTAATTTGAATTTAGAACAGGGCTGACCTTTGGATTAGATGGggcttttttctgtttcttgcctatctcgcctctggcttgcttataTAGATGGTAAATCATTTTGCGTTGATTCTTAGCAGCTTCCTATTTAAACTACATTGTTTTCAATGACAGTAAggaacaaaataacaatatattcaTTCTGCTTGAACTCAGAGACATTACCAATTGAAATTAAAGACACCCTAGTCTCAACATCATCCCTTGAAAAACAGTGTCTTGGTCCCATTGgctttcaaagtattttttctaaatgtttagtACCCACATTCaccaatatataaaaacatcaattagTTTTGAATGAGCATTAGACTTTTCCTCAGTGAAAGTCTAACATATTTTCATGAgtacacttttatattttggtgACATTGTCTAACCACAATGACTAGGTTTTAGAGTTGCTACAATTTGCAGACAAAACCTGCAGAGACAGTTTACAGAGAAAAactgtattatactgtatatgctaGACAACACTACATTACAGCAAGATCTAAGATCTAAGATCTAAGTATGACTtaagctgctttaaaactgtGTGTATTTCGAAAAGCAGTCTACAAATAAATCTGCTTGACAAAGTACCACTTTTGGTTTATATTCTGCtcagtagatagatagatagatagatagatagatagatagatagatagatagatagatagatagatagatagatagatagatagatagatagatagatagatagataggctgTTTGTGCATATTGCCATGTCTTTCAGTAGTTCTTAGGCAGGGATTAAATAACAGAGATTAGGAGGTCAAAGAGCAAGGTAACACAAATCCATAGAATTAAGACTGCATTAAAATCTCAAGGATTCTGATTGTTCTTCTATTCTATATACAGAGCTTCAGAGCTTTGAAATCATTGACATTGGCTAATGCAAATGGGTCACTAAAAGTTGGTACAGCAGTTTGTAGCATATCAAGGgtgaaaatggcatttttaaaaatattttgaacaacAGCTCTAGGAGTTGGCCTGGCATGTACCCTTAAATactatctaaaataaaagagttAGCAAGTCAAGCTAAGTAAGTGCAAGTGCAAGAAAAGTcaagaaaattatttacacaaaGGTCAAAAATTTCAAAGTTGCTCTATTATTTCAGATCCATGAACTTATCAGGCACCTTGCCAGTATTTGGTGACTACAGTGTTGTTTGCTCTCTTAGAGCTACAGGAATCTAAAATTTCCTCTGTTTGTGTGGCTGTGGAACGGCTTCGGTACTCCAGTGCTGTCTGCCACCCACTGAGACCACAGATGTAAGTGATACAGGCCACACATGTTATAAACCCTCTGAGTGGAGGCCTGATTACAGCATTCATcagcttttttccttttcagttaACTGGTCGTTTGAAGACTGAAAACTGTGGTGATCTTTTCTTGCAATGACAGCAGATGTGTACTACTTCAAACTCGCTGGAGGGCATCTTGTAGGATAAAATGTAGGATAAATctaagcaaaaatataaaaacctgtCCATTGCATCTTTTAGTTCATATTCCAATATTTCAATAactgtttaattatatattgaCACGACATTTAGACTGCTGCCCctgcgacccggccccggataagtgGTAgtaaatggatgaatggatggatggcaACATATTCAATATTGCTTGATTTATTTCTATCaggcttttttatttctattttatattttgttacatttgttgtatgtttcaattactttttattcaactttatacactttttaaaatctttgtcatcttatatcatttttttaatatactattttaatatttctttcgcatgtacattaaattattaaagcatCAGTAGTTTGAAGCACAACATATAGGCTAGTTAGTAAGGTTTTGAAGTGCTGTTAGTTACAAATAGTGAAATGTGAAACTATATATGGTGTCAAAACAGTATGgttgtattttctttcttaatctccAGTGAGTGAggttgtattttttctttttaaaaactgttttacaatttttatggAAATGTCTGTCTTATTGTATCATTTTGTACATGCTTTCTGTATTGTAAGACCTCATCTCTAAGTAAACTATTAAGCTTTACATCctatgcaatgtaaaaaaatacatttatataaatatgccGTCTAGCAAGCGGCTCAGTACTGTGAATAGAAGAAGATTAACACTGCCCTCTATCGTCCAAAACAATCTAAAACAAGTCAGAAGACGAGAAAACCCGGAAATCAATACGTAAAAAGAGACTTATAATTTGACTGGAGGAAGGTAGAAGTACTTTACACACTGAGCTGCTCTACAGCACCGCCATGATCTCAGAATGGGTCTTATATGTGATGTTTTACCTGCTTGCTGCTGTTTTCTCTGCCTTCCTTGCATATTGtctgtatattcattatgttcaccagaaatatgatcatataccCGGACCTCCAAGAGACAGGTAATGGACTTTAagaatttgttttctttgtgaatgCGAGTAATAACGCTACATAAAAGGCATTGCAAAGTTCAGATAAAATAACATAGAATCTAATATCCTGACAGTTTTCTGCTGGGGCATATACCTACTTTTTCCAAAGCGGCGAAATCGGATAATCTTATACAAGATTTATTTCTTCAGTGGTAAGaacaaaacatataatttttataaactcaTTAGAATATGTGTCAGTTATAATTTgctaatttatttgtatttcttgaTTAACGTCTTGAACTTGCACCTACAAAACAATACTAATGtttgcactctctctctctctctctctctctctctctctctctctctctctctctctctctctctctctctctctctctctctctctctctctctctctctctctctctctctctctctcgttcacacacacacgtctgttTCTGTAGATTGTAGAGACTTTCCATGCActtctattacttttatactgacCAAAACAATATTTCTTTATCCCCTAACCCAACCTACCCtttagataaatatttttactatcttgcatatttttaaaaagtacacacacacacacacacacacacacacacacacacacacacacacacacacacacactcatttagtAGAGCGTCCTCAGCAATGTGACCATTCTTGTTTTTAAGGGCAGAAAAATATGGCCCTGTCTACAGGCTGAACAGTTTTCATTATGTTGTGATCAAAGTCCATTGCCCCGAGGctacaaaagtaaatatttaaaatatcattaatgttcataatttgaaatgtcacacaatcaaatacataaatgcattctCTACCCTGTCATTGTAGACAATGCTGATGTCACCTAAGTATCTCAAAGATCCCTTTGTCTACAAACGCCTCTTTAACCTGTTTGGAAAACGGTAAGCTTTAATTTGTAGTGGGTATTGCACAGAATTGCTAGGTGTAGTCTAGTCTCAGTATCTCTACATTGATAACAGCGAGCTACACTAAGACACCTTTCCCCCCTCATCGTGATCTAGAACTTTGTATAGTAGAGAACCCTTTGTATAGTAGAGATCCATCTATGTGCCATGTATACATGCTTTTGACTAGAGGAGACCATACAGACAGGGTTGGTGTCTTCtcgtcaataaaaaaaacccttccaACTGTTTAGTGGGGTCTTCAGATATAATTTcattcgtttaaaaaaaaaaattcaggtgTATAAAATACGTGTACAGCGGTAAAGTGGTAAACATTGGCCCCACAGAGTGTGATGAACGTGAGGAAATATTACTGTCACTTATTTGCTCACTTTTTGTGAACCCATATTCAACCCTCTAACGTTTGAAAGAAGTCACACAATTACGAATGACAAAATGATCAGTTGCAGTTAAAGGACAAACGAAACAAATAATGATATGTTGTACTATTCACGTGTTCCTGCACATTTTACAAAGCATTATGCctatttttttaggatttataagaatatattttattttaaattaatcgtgattaatcaaagttgatcttttaaaaaatattttcaattatgtTCATAAAATTGTTGAATTGTGATgaattatgaatgtattttctCAGGTTCCTTGGAACCGGGTTAGTGACGGCTATGGACCATGACGTCTGGTACAGGCAGCGTCGCATCATGGATCCGGCTTTTAGCAGCACGTGAGTCAAGAACATCTCTGATATACTGAGATGAGATAGAGATGCACCTCAACTTATGCTGTCTTAACCATCAGATACTTACGAAGCTTGATGGGCACTTTTAATGAGATGTCTGAGCGCCTAATGGACCATCTGCAGGAAATAGCCGACACAAAAACACCTGCCATCATGCATGACCTGGTCAACTGTGTCACACTCGACGTCATTTGCAAGGTTTCACTCTTCTTCCTGCTTATTCATAAAAAGATCTAAGACATAGAAGATCAGTCAGTACTTAGTattcatgttttcattcacagGCGGCATTTGGTGTTGATTTAAATTTGTTCAAGCAAACTGATACCCCCTTCCAGAAGGCAATAGATCAGTGTTTAAAGGGCAT
Proteins encoded in this region:
- the ism2b gene encoding isthmin-2, whose product is MLRARKSIWALLTVLLVVWIQDASSFPVRHRKRPRHGEYTENQVQNELADPRPHQQRWLQHRSTGVLPQPEPEEESKPFVLDLKNFPDLANSDSDSQNPNIQVTIEVLDDPSMEGDKDLVKEWSNDWPTSSPSSTVEWLGGKKLFWPLFWGYTDVDSGEDGTGQAVEEEDDYTLEYDSGEPLPSGLDKTGGIWEGPWTQRHYGEKEEDWSAWGPCSVTCGNGNQTRSRSCGDFCISTESRSCDLVPCPDDWNSVAHVFPFEMENGTEPFGTDVDSCEKWLNCKSEFLQRYLQQVLTELPSCPCTYPSEASTNIVSLLDAGRDQTFQWRDASGPKERLDIYKPSAHFCLRSGLSREGTTLAAQHCCYDDNKLLITRGKGAGTPNLISTEFSPELHFKVDVMPWILCKGDWSRFHAIRPPNNGLHCTENPQQDIFMNELEEAREY